The following coding sequences lie in one Alicyclobacillus curvatus genomic window:
- a CDS encoding oxygen-independent coproporphyrinogen III oxidase, whose protein sequence is MHRQAPTSLYVHIPFCKSRCFYCDFTTYVAPRPEVMAYVEYLKREFELLATETDQPMKTVFFGGGTPTYLSAKELDQVFTSLHRNFQLAADAEMTVEANPGTVDSEKLAVLRDHGVNRISFGAQTFDENLLMAIGRTHDQRAIWTSVELAARHGFSRINLDLMFGLPEQTLDSVGRAIEQIEQLGVRHVSAYWLKVEPGTPFHKWQEQGLLPLPGEDTEADMYEFVRETLAQSGFVHYEISNFATPGEEALHNLVYWRNQPYLAAGVGAHGYVRGVRYENVTALTDYARLLSVGQRPIADTHQVSAAESAEDTMMLGLRLREGVSASGFEQRHGVPLKIVFHEQIRLLTEQGLIEANDGVYRLTDKAWPIANVVFEEFVGALTSAPLQ, encoded by the coding sequence ATGCATCGACAGGCTCCTACGTCTCTGTACGTGCACATCCCGTTTTGTAAGAGCCGCTGCTTTTACTGCGATTTCACGACGTATGTCGCACCTCGACCTGAGGTCATGGCATACGTCGAATACCTGAAGCGGGAATTCGAATTACTGGCAACAGAGACGGACCAACCCATGAAGACAGTGTTTTTTGGCGGGGGCACACCCACATACCTAAGTGCCAAGGAACTTGACCAAGTGTTCACATCTCTCCATCGGAATTTCCAACTCGCAGCTGATGCCGAGATGACCGTGGAAGCAAACCCAGGGACCGTCGACAGCGAGAAGCTTGCGGTTCTGCGGGACCATGGCGTGAATCGAATTAGTTTTGGTGCGCAGACGTTTGATGAAAACCTGCTCATGGCCATCGGTCGAACCCATGACCAAAGGGCGATTTGGACAAGTGTCGAACTCGCGGCGCGGCACGGTTTTTCACGCATCAACCTCGATTTAATGTTTGGGCTTCCTGAGCAGACCTTGGATTCGGTGGGGAGAGCTATAGAGCAGATTGAACAACTCGGTGTGCGACATGTGTCCGCTTACTGGCTCAAAGTAGAGCCAGGCACACCTTTTCACAAGTGGCAGGAACAAGGATTGCTGCCGCTCCCGGGCGAGGACACCGAAGCCGACATGTATGAGTTCGTTCGGGAGACCCTTGCGCAGAGCGGGTTTGTGCACTATGAAATCAGCAATTTTGCAACCCCCGGCGAGGAGGCTCTGCACAACCTTGTTTATTGGCGCAACCAACCGTATTTGGCGGCGGGAGTTGGCGCTCACGGTTATGTTCGCGGTGTGCGCTACGAAAATGTAACCGCCCTGACTGATTATGCTCGACTTCTGTCCGTGGGACAGCGGCCGATTGCAGACACCCATCAAGTGTCTGCTGCGGAGTCTGCTGAAGATACGATGATGCTCGGACTGCGGTTGCGCGAAGGCGTGAGTGCATCGGGCTTTGAGCAGCGCCACGGTGTGCCACTCAAGATTGTCTTTCACGAACAAATACGTCTGCTCACAGAACAGGGACTGATTGAGGCAAATGATGGGGTCTATCGCTTAACCGATAAAGCTTGGCCGATTGCGA